One region of Streptomyces rishiriensis genomic DNA includes:
- a CDS encoding glycerol-3-phosphate dehydrogenase/oxidase, which translates to MRTATLGPTQRAESLAAMAERELDVLVVGAGVVGAGTALDAVTRGLSTGLVEARDWASGTSSRSSKLIHGGLRYLEMLDFALVREALKERGLLLERLAPHLVKPVPFLYPLQHKGWERLYAGSGVALYDAMSMARGHGRGLPTHRHLTRRHALRVAPALKKDALIGALQYYDAQMDDARFVATLVRTAAAYGAKVANRARVTGFLREGERVVGARVQDAEGGGEYEIRARQVVNATGVWTDDTQAMVGERGQFHVRASKGIHLVVPRDRISSSTGLILRTEKSVLFVIPWGRHWIIGTTDTDWDLDKAHPAASSADIDYLLEHVNSVLRVPLSRDDVEGVYAGLRPLLAGESDATSKLSREHTVAHPVPGLVVVAGGKYTTYRVMAKDAVDEAVRGLDQRVADCVTEDVPLIGAEGYRALWNARARIAARTGLHVVRVEHLLNRFGAMAEEVLDLIVDDPTLGEPLQAADDYLRAEIVYAASHEGARHLDDVLTRRTRISIETFDRGTRSAREAAELLAPVLGWDKDQIEREVQHYEKRVEAERESQRQPDDLTADAARLGAPDIVPL; encoded by the coding sequence GTGAGGACAGCGACACTGGGGCCGACACAGCGAGCCGAGTCACTGGCAGCCATGGCCGAGCGGGAGCTGGACGTGCTGGTGGTGGGCGCCGGTGTGGTCGGCGCGGGCACCGCCCTGGACGCCGTGACCCGCGGCCTGTCCACGGGGCTGGTCGAGGCGCGCGACTGGGCGTCGGGCACGTCGAGCAGGTCCAGCAAACTGATCCACGGTGGCCTGCGCTATCTGGAGATGCTCGACTTCGCGCTCGTACGGGAGGCGCTGAAGGAGCGCGGACTGCTGCTGGAGCGACTCGCTCCGCACCTCGTCAAACCCGTGCCCTTCTTGTATCCGCTCCAGCACAAGGGCTGGGAACGGCTCTACGCCGGTTCGGGCGTCGCGCTCTACGACGCGATGTCCATGGCCCGCGGGCACGGCCGGGGCCTGCCGACGCACCGCCACCTGACCCGCCGCCACGCCCTGCGGGTCGCCCCGGCCCTGAAGAAGGACGCGCTGATCGGCGCGTTGCAGTACTACGACGCCCAGATGGACGACGCCCGCTTCGTCGCCACGCTCGTGCGCACGGCCGCGGCCTACGGGGCGAAGGTGGCCAACCGCGCGCGGGTGACGGGTTTCCTGCGTGAGGGTGAACGCGTCGTGGGCGCTCGGGTGCAGGACGCCGAGGGCGGCGGGGAGTACGAGATCCGCGCCCGGCAGGTCGTCAACGCCACGGGTGTGTGGACCGACGACACCCAGGCGATGGTGGGGGAGCGCGGGCAGTTCCACGTCCGCGCGTCCAAGGGCATCCACCTCGTCGTGCCGAGGGACCGGATCAGCTCCTCCACCGGGCTCATCCTGCGCACCGAGAAGTCCGTGCTCTTCGTCATCCCGTGGGGCCGACACTGGATCATCGGCACCACCGACACCGACTGGGACCTCGACAAGGCCCACCCGGCGGCCTCCAGCGCGGACATCGACTATCTGCTGGAGCATGTGAACTCGGTCCTGCGGGTGCCGCTGTCCCGCGACGACGTCGAGGGCGTGTACGCCGGGCTCCGGCCGCTGCTGGCCGGCGAGTCCGACGCCACCAGCAAGCTGTCGCGGGAGCACACCGTCGCGCATCCGGTACCGGGACTGGTGGTCGTCGCGGGCGGCAAGTACACGACGTACCGGGTGATGGCGAAGGACGCGGTCGACGAGGCGGTGCGCGGGCTGGACCAGCGGGTGGCCGACTGCGTCACGGAGGACGTGCCGCTGATCGGCGCGGAGGGCTACCGGGCGCTGTGGAACGCGCGGGCGCGGATCGCCGCGCGGACCGGCCTGCACGTGGTGCGGGTGGAGCATCTGCTGAACCGTTTCGGGGCGATGGCGGAGGAGGTACTGGACCTCATCGTTGACGACCCGACGCTGGGCGAGCCGCTCCAGGCCGCCGACGACTACCTGCGCGCCGAGATCGTCTATGCCGCCTCCCACGAGGGAGCACGGCACCTGGACGACGTGCTGACCCGCCGCACCCGCATCTCCATCGAGACCTTCGACCGCGGTACGCGCAGCGCCCGGGAGGCGGCCGAGCTGCTGGCGCCGGTCCTAGGCTGGGACAAGGACCAGATCGAGCGCGAGGTCCAGCACTACGAGAAGCGGGTGGAGGCCGAGCGGGAGTCGCAGCGCCAGCCCGACGACCTGACCGCGGACGCGGCACGCCTCGGAGCGCCGGACATCGTGCCCCTGTGA
- a CDS encoding serine hydrolase domain-containing protein, which translates to MRPLRSMVAVPVALALLGLFATSSPAAPAPPTDSLLPLLLTRGMAPAAALLAREEGGTRYAEAGPGLSRSDHFRAGSITKTFLATVVLQLAAEHRLSLSDTVESHLPGLVRGAGNDGRALTLRSLLTHTSGLYDFTRDTEGAVPVLPMQAVGIAVTHPPADRGRFAYSNTNYVLLGLVVEQVTGRSYATEAERRIILPLRLTGTSFPGSRTSLPSPHGRAYDPDGTDVTDLDPRVAGAAGELVTTLNDLDRFYAALLGGELLPPRRLREMLDTRTAHGSYGMGLFPAKLPCGVTVWGHNGRISGSYVRSAATVDGRRVLTFRVNTTAIADPALEPALLAAEFCPRNP; encoded by the coding sequence ATGCGACCGCTTCGGAGCATGGTGGCCGTACCCGTGGCCCTCGCGCTCCTCGGCCTGTTCGCGACCAGTTCGCCCGCTGCTCCCGCACCGCCCACGGACTCCCTGCTCCCGCTGCTCCTCACCCGCGGCATGGCGCCCGCCGCCGCCCTGCTGGCCCGTGAGGAGGGCGGCACCCGCTACGCGGAGGCGGGCCCGGGCCTCTCCCGCTCCGACCATTTCCGGGCCGGCAGCATCACGAAGACCTTCCTCGCGACCGTCGTGCTCCAACTGGCCGCCGAGCACCGGCTGTCGCTGTCCGACACGGTGGAGTCGCACCTGCCGGGCCTGGTGCGCGGGGCGGGCAACGACGGGCGCGCGCTGACCCTGCGTTCCCTGCTCACCCACACCAGTGGCCTGTACGACTTCACGCGGGACACCGAGGGCGCCGTCCCCGTCCTCCCGATGCAAGCCGTCGGTATCGCTGTCACCCACCCTCCTGCCGACCGAGGCCGATTCGCCTACTCCAACACCAACTACGTCCTGCTCGGCCTGGTGGTCGAGCAGGTCACCGGCCGCTCGTACGCCACGGAGGCGGAACGGCGGATCATCCTTCCCCTGCGTCTGACGGGCACCTCCTTCCCCGGCTCCCGCACCTCTCTGCCCTCCCCGCACGGCCGCGCCTACGACCCGGACGGGACCGACGTCACCGATCTCGACCCGCGGGTGGCCGGGGCCGCGGGTGAGCTGGTGACCACGCTCAACGATCTGGACCGCTTCTACGCGGCGCTGCTCGGCGGCGAGCTGCTGCCCCCGCGCCGGCTGCGCGAGATGCTCGACACCCGTACCGCACACGGCTCGTACGGCATGGGCCTGTTCCCCGCGAAGCTCCCGTGCGGCGTCACGGTGTGGGGACACAACGGCCGGATCTCCGGAAGCTACGTGCGCAGCGCGGCCACCGTCGACGGTCGGCGTGTCCTCACCTTCCGGGTGAACACGACGGCGATAGCAGACCCCGCCCTCGAACCGGCCCTGCTCGCCGCCGAGTTCTGCCCTCGCAATCCGTAG